One genomic window of Caenorhabditis elegans chromosome I includes the following:
- the dhhc-3 gene encoding Palmitoyltransferase (Confirmed by transcript evidence), which yields MCAVVTWLLVFYGQVCVFLVMLYSWETYPFHTIFNFIVFESFSVLAVISHLKTMTTDPGAVAKGDCTDETIERMQLINGQQTIYKCQKCASIKPDRAHHCSVCERCIRRMDHHCPWVNNCVGEGNQKFFVLFTMYIALLSMHALYWGVWQFVLCVGAEWQQCSSLTPPATTLLLIFLLFESILFAIFTSVMFGTQISSICNDETTIESMRSRNANLDEDERSRNNAWKNLQLVFGGPFSVRWFNPLAMPFVARPTFEYSV from the exons ATGTGTGCCGTGGTCACTTGGTTGCTGGTATTCTACGGACAAGTCTGTGTATTCCTTGTAATGCTCTACTCGTGGGAAACATATCCGTTTCatacgattttcaattttatcgtATTTGAATCGTTCAGTGTATTAGCAGTTATTAGTCATCTTAAG ACAATGACAACAGATCCTGGAGCCGTTGCCAAGGGAGATTGCACAGATGAAACTATTGAAAGAATGCAATTAATCAATGGGCAACAGACTATCTACAAATGCCAGAAATGTGCAAGTATTAAGCCAGATAGAGCACATCACTGCTCAGTTTGTGAACGATGTATACGACGAATGGATCATCATTGCCCGTGGGTTAATAATTGCGTTGGAGAGggaaatcaaaagtttttcgtattatttaca atgtacaTTGCTCTTTTATCAATGCATGCTCTCTACTGGGGTGTTTGGCAGTTCGTATTGTGCGTTGGAGCTGAATGGCAGCAATGTTCATCACTAACACCTCCTGCAACAACGCTTCTTCTAATATTTCTACTATTCGAGTCGAttctttttgcaattttcacgTCTGTTATGTTTGGAACACAAATATCGTCGATTTGCAACGATGAAACAACGATTGAGTCGATGAGGag tCGGAATGCAAATTTGGACGAGGATGAACGATCACGGAACAATGCAtggaaaaatttgcaacttgTTTTTGGTGGACCATTCAGTGTTCGATGGTTTAATCCGTTAGCAATGCctttcgttgcgagaccaaCTTTCGAGTATTCTGTTTGA
- the F33D11.17 gene encoding uncharacterized protein (Confirmed by transcript evidence) — MEGEQCVKQYR, encoded by the coding sequence ATGGAAGGCGAACAGTGTGTGAAACAATATCGATGA
- the F33D11.10 gene encoding RNA helicase (Confirmed by transcript evidence), translating to MAGKKAEKDDMATVEFESSEEVNVIPTFDKMGLREDLLRGIYAYGFEKPSAIQQRAVPAILKARDVIAQAQSGTGKTATFSISVLQSLDTQVRETQALILSPTRELAVQIQKVVLALGDYMNVQCHACIGGTNLGEDIRKLDYGQHVVSGTPGRVFDMIRRRNLRTRAIKLLVLDEADEMLNKGFKEQLYDIYRYLPPGAQVVLLSATLPHEILEMTSKFMTDPIRILVKRDELTLEGIKQFFVAVDREEWKFDTLIDLYDTLTITQAVLFCNTRRKVDWLTDKMKEANFTVSSMHGDMEQKDRDEVMKEFRAGTTRVLISTDVWARGLDVPQVSLVINYDLPNNRELYIHRIGRSGRFGRKGVAINFVKQDDVRILRDIEQYYSTQIDEMPMNIADII from the exons atggctggtaaaaaagcagaaaaagaTGATATGGCAACAGTGGAATTCGAATCTTCTGAAGAAGTAAATGTTATTCCAACATTTGACAAAATGGGTTTGCGAGAAGACCTTCTTCGTGGAATTTATGCCTATGGATTCGAAAAACCATCGGCTATTCAACAAAGAGCAGTTCCAGCAATTCTTAAAGCACGTGACGTCATTGCTCAAGCTCAATCTGGAACCGGAAAGACTgcgactttttcaatttccgttcTTCAATCATTGGATACACAAGTTCGAGAGACACAAGCACTTATTCTTTCTCCAACCAGAGAATTGGCTGTCCAGATTCAAAAA GTAGTTCTTGCTCTCGGAGACTATATGAATGTTCAATGTCATGCCTGTATCGGAGGAACAAATCTCGGAGAAGACATTCGCAAATTGGATTACGGTCAACACGTGGTTTCTGGTACTCCAGGACGAGTATTTGATATGATTCGCCGTCGTAATCTTCGTACCCGAGCGATCAAGCTTCTGGTTCTTGACGAAGCCGATGAAATGCTGAATAAAGGTTTCAAGGAGCAGTTGTACGATATCTACCGATATCTTCCACCTGGAGCACAAGTCGTACTTCTGTCAGCCACACTGCCTCATGAAATTCTAGAGATGACCAGTAAATTCATGACAGATCCTATCAGAATTCTTGTGAAACGTGATGAACTGACACTTGAAGGAATCAAGCAATTCTTCGTTGCAGTTGACAGAGAAGAATGGAAGTTCGACACTCTTATTGATCTTTATGATACTCTTACCATCACACAGGCTGTACTATTCTGTAATACCCGTAGAAAGGTTGATTGGTTGACGGATAAAATGAAGGAAGCCAACTTCACAGTGTCATCAATGCACGGAGATATGGAACAGAAGGATCGTGATGAAGTTATGAAAGAGTTCAGAGCAGGAACAACGAGAGTGCTCATTTCAACTGATGTTTGGGCGAGAGGATTAGATGTTCCACAAGTCTCGttg gttaTCAACTATGATCTTCCAAACAATCGTGAATTATACATTCATCGTATTGGTCGTTCTGGACGTTTCGGACGCAAGGGAGTCGCCATCAACTTTGTGAAGCAAGATGATGTCAGAATTCTGCGAGACATTGAGCAATACTATTCGACACAAATCGACGAAATGCCCATGAATATTGCGGATATCATTTGA
- the vpr-1 gene encoding Major sperm protein (Confirmed by transcript evidence) yields MSEKHSLLQVTPNRELVFTGPFSDVVTSHMTLKNTSTNPVCFKVKTTAPKQYCVRPNSGLLKSGDSKQITVMLQPLEGIPSDAGRHKFMVQSCVAPSEDLPDLESVWKIIDPAELTYSKLMVTFVDKRDPASGDDTKTFAVRNEDSFASSGQAQELGSSYSGTPSHDGTVNSLRKSLKSTVDEKEELQKKVHGLEQEIEVMLKKNRKLQQSHSDGALVDGAYPTLQIFLIAVAALLIGLIVGRLF; encoded by the exons atgtctgaaaagcACAGTCTTCTGCAAGTGACTCCAAATCGTGAACTCGTGTTCACTGGCCCATTCAGTGATGTTGTCACATCACACATGACTCTCAAGAACACATCAACCAATCCAGTGTGCTTCAAAGTGAAAACAACGGCTCCAAAGCAATATTGTGTTCGTCCAAATTCTG gccTCCTGAAATCTGGTGACTCGAAACAAATCACAGTAATGCTTCAACCTCTGGAAGGAATTCCATCTGATGCAGGACGACATAAGTTTATGGTTCAATCGTGTGTGGCGCCTTCGGAAGATCTGCCAGATTTGGAATCGGTCTGGAAAATAATCGATCCAGCGGAGCTGACCTACAGCAAGCTTATGGTCACCTTCGTTGACAAGAGAGATCCAGCGTCTGGAGATGATACAAAAACCTTTGCGGTTAGGAACGAGGATAGTTTTGCTTCTTCTGGACAGGCACA AGAGCTCGGAAGTTCGTACTCTGGAACACCATCGCATGATGGAACCGTTAACTCCCTTCGCAAATCGTTGAAATCGACAGTTGACGAGAAAGAAGAATTGCAAAAGAAAGTACATGGATTGGAACAAGAAATCGAAGTCATGCTCAAG aagaaccGCAAGCTTCAACAATCGCATTCTGATGGAGCTCTTGTCGACGGTGCATACCCAACATTGCAAATTTTCCTTATTGCGGTTGCCGCTTTGCTCATCGGGCTTATTGTTGGCCGTCTTTTCTAA
- the cdc-7 gene encoding non-specific serine/threonine protein kinase (Confirmed by transcript evidence), giving the protein MSIKSSRLKIWEENCPVLSDAKFQRKYQLQENIIGEGSFGTVISATCRTTQEKRAIKAIRRIEKMSMLSIELELLSELGGHFNIVKLFEFFHFNGSVAIVLEHFPHCTATELLFHSKRDLSFALSYFRNLLYAVAYLHHNGYVHRDIKLSNFLYSPQTQRFRLVDFGLATVDRSKNECSRSHAVAAMERDPECCSCKGTSSPCMFCRGKPKRENYNVVGTPGVRAPELLFGIGLCHPSIDIFSCGIVLLSLVSVKHPFFMPKDETENIMHLAFLLGSETIEKMAHSEGLRVTLSEKLPPADYYHLILCLRFGFDHVRRHCSSSRQPCTICQKRSFNNSMGVCFCRKNYETDMFSTGGNETELMTIYVDLLYRTLEADRFKRYNADQLLCLIESYDKRVKFKPKPMSNQDPF; this is encoded by the exons ATGTCCATAAAATCGTcacggctgaaaatttgggaagaGAACTGCCCGGTGCTTAGCGATGCAAAATTCCAGAGAAAGTATCAATTGCAAGAGAATATTATAGGCGAGG GTTCTTTCGGAACAGTAATCAGTGCAACATGCAGAACAACTCAAGAGAAACGAGCAATAAAAGCAATtcgaagaattgaaaaaatgagcatGTTATCAATTGAATTGGAATTACTATCAGAACTCGGAGGACACTTCAACATTGTCAAACTTTTCGaattcttccatttcaatgGTTCAGTTGCAATTGTTCTCGAACATTTTCCACATTGTACAGCCACAGAACTcttatttcattcaaaacgAGATCTTTCATTTGCTCTctcttattttcgaaatttgcttTATGCTGTCGCATATCTTCATCACAATGGATATGTGCATCGAGATatcaaattgtcaaattttctctaCTCACCCCAAACTCAAAG attccgGCTCGTAGATTTTGGACTCGCAACAGTTGatagatcaaaaaatgaatgctCAAGA aGTCATGCTGTCGCTGCAATGGAAAGAGATCCAGAATGTTGTTCTTGTAAAGGTACATCGTCACCGTGTATGTTTTGTAGAGGAAAACCAAAGCGAGAGAATTATAATGTT GTTGGAACTCCAGGTGTTCGTGCTCCAGAACTTTTGTTTGGGATTGGTTTGTGTCATCCATCAATAGATATATTTTCCTGTGGAATTGTTCTCCTTTCACTTGTTTCTGTAAAACATCCATTCTTTATGCCAAAagatgaaactgaaaatattatgcaTCTCGCTTTCTTACTCGGATCTGAAACTATCGAAAAA atggctcATAGTGAAGGACTACGAGTGACATTATCTGAAAAACTTCCTCCCGCAGATTACTATCATCTAATATTATGCCTTCGATTTGGTTTCGATCATGTTCGACGACACTGTTCTTCGTCAAGACAACCATGTACAATATGCCAAAAACGTTCGTTCAATAATTCGATGGGAGTGTGCTTTT GCCGAAAAAACTACGAAACAGACATGTTTTCTACTGGTGGAAATGAAACAGAATTAATGACAATATACGTGGATCTGTTATACCGTACACTTGAG GCTGATAGATTCAAGCGATACAACGCCGATCAACTGCTCTGCCTCATTGAATCTTACGATAAACGTGTGAAATTCAAACCGAAACCAATGTCGAATCAAGATCCATTCTAA